The Syntrophorhabdaceae bacterium nucleotide sequence TGTTCTTTCTACCATAAAATATTTCAGGGATGAATATACCATTCATATAGAAGAAAAAAGATGTCCTGCCGGTGTATGTAAAGCATTAATAAGATTTATCATACTACCTGATAAGTGCACAGGATGTATGAGATGTTCAGCAGAGTGTCCTGCCCATTGCATAAAAGGTGATAAAAAAGAAGTTCATGTTATAGATGAGACACTATGTATAAAATGTGGAAATTGCTATGATATATGCCGTTTTGATGCGGTAATGATAGAATAGGAGAGGTCAAGATGGTAGAATTCAAGATAAACGGCAGAAAGGTTCAGGGGGAAAAGGGTGAAACAATCCTTGATGTGGCAAAAAGGGAAGGGTATTATATACCGACTTTATGCTATCATGAAAAACTTGGCTCGGATGGGAGATGTCGTCTATGTATAGTTGAGGTTCAAAGGGGTAACAGGAGGCGATTCGTCACCTCATGTCTTTTTCCTATAGAAAATAATATTGATGTCTATACAGATTCAAAAGATGTGATACTGATAAGAAAGACAATTCTTGAGCTCCTTTTAGCCCGTTGTCCTGGGTCAGAAATTATTCAGCATTTAGCTGCGGAATATGATGTCACGGAAACAAGATATACAAAGGATATTGACAAAGGAAAATGTATATTATGTGGTCAGTGTATAAGGACATGCGAATCTATTGTTGGTGTGTCAGCGCTTTGTATGAGTGGAAAGGGTCCTGCAAAAAAAGTAACAACACCTTTTGATGAACCATCAGATGTATGTATAGGGTGCGGGGCATGTGCTGTAGTATGTCCAACAGGTCATATATATATAGAAGACAGAGGTGGCTATAGGACTATATGGAGAAAAAAGTTTGAGCTTGCTAGGTGTCCACAATGCAACAGATTACACGCCCCTATTGAACAGCTTGAATTTATATCCAAAAAGACCGGGGTTAATATAGATGAGCTAATGATCTGTCAGAATTGTAAATAGTTGCTATTTTTTTATGTATTTCTATCTTACACTATAAAAAAAGTTTTAAATTCATAAATTTATGTTGAAAACCTGATTAAAAGATGTATAATAAATTCATAACCATTGGCAACAAAAAGATTTATGGTTAATTGAAGATACGAGATGGCGAATAAAAAAAATAAAAGCCCACTTGGAAAATCTTTTAAAAAAATTTTTTTTGATACAAATGAACTTCCTTTGATCAATCATTATTTAGGTAAATCACCCGAAATCTCCAATACAGACAATGAAAAAGGACAAATTATTGCCGAAAAGGAATGTTTAGATAAAGATAAAGATGTCTTCAATGATCCTCATATAGATGAGGTTGATATTCATGAAACAAATTTTTTAGAAGAAAACTTTTCAGATAATATATATTCTTTTGATTTAAAAAAGATAGGAACAATACTTAAATTTGAGAGAGAGAAAAAAGGCCTAACTATAAATGAAATATCAGATATTATGAAAGTAAGAAGATATATAATCGACGCAATAGAAAATGGCATATGGGAAAGACTTCCCCATGAGATATATGTTAAAGGCTATATAAAGGAGTATGCAGGTATCTTAAAGATAAGAGATGCTATCTTACCTTATTTTAATATCCCCAATAGAAAAAAACCAGAAATAGATATCGCTGAAGAAGATAAAAAAAGCCTGAATAAGAGAGTAAAATTTACTGTAAAAAGGAATCGATTTTTATCAAGGGCTACTTTTATATATTCTCTAATTGTACTTTTTATGATAACAGGATTTATTATTTTTAATTTTAAACAGGAAAAGGTGGATAATTCAAGATTGGAAAAGGCAATACAATTCTCCAATAATATAGAGGGTATAAAACAAGAAAAACATGCCACTGTTTTAACCACAAATAAAAAACTCTTTATTACCTGTCATGAAAGGACATGGTTAAGTATTATAATGGATGGAAATGAAAAAAAGGAATTTATGTTAAATCCAGGCGAAGTAATGATTTTGAACGCCAAAGAGAGGTTTGACATACTCGTTGGTAATGCAGGCGGTATCAAATTTATATTAAATGGCAAAGATGTAGATTTTTCTGGGATAAGCGGTCAGGTCAAAAAAATAACACTTTGAGATCTTTTTTTCAAAAAAGCAAAGAATTTTTCTTTTGCTTTTCTATATTTAAGTGCCTATAAGCCTTTTCTGTTATC carries:
- a CDS encoding DUF4115 domain-containing protein, which codes for MINHYLGKSPEISNTDNEKGQIIAEKECLDKDKDVFNDPHIDEVDIHETNFLEENFSDNIYSFDLKKIGTILKFEREKKGLTINEISDIMKVRRYIIDAIENGIWERLPHEIYVKGYIKEYAGILKIRDAILPYFNIPNRKKPEIDIAEEDKKSLNKRVKFTVKRNRFLSRATFIYSLIVLFMITGFIIFNFKQEKVDNSRLEKAIQFSNNIEGIKQEKHATVLTTNKKLFITCHERTWLSIIMDGNEKKEFMLNPGEVMILNAKERFDILVGNAGGIKFILNGKDVDFSGISGQVKKITL
- a CDS encoding 2Fe-2S iron-sulfur cluster-binding protein, whose amino-acid sequence is MVEFKINGRKVQGEKGETILDVAKREGYYIPTLCYHEKLGSDGRCRLCIVEVQRGNRRRFVTSCLFPIENNIDVYTDSKDVILIRKTILELLLARCPGSEIIQHLAAEYDVTETRYTKDIDKGKCILCGQCIRTCESIVGVSALCMSGKGPAKKVTTPFDEPSDVCIGCGACAVVCPTGHIYIEDRGGYRTIWRKKFELARCPQCNRLHAPIEQLEFISKKTGVNIDELMICQNCK